In Pseudoalteromonas translucida KMM 520, the following are encoded in one genomic region:
- a CDS encoding MarR family transcriptional regulator, whose protein sequence is MSKPVPFHETLDLTLCGSMGRVHRLCREVVTVAVEPLGLTQSRWIALVHINMLKEGVTQQALAHSLGIEMPSLTRTLKQLEELTLITRQVDKHDKRSKKIYFTEQGRNILQAVEAQITDIKNQLYNGLNDEQLDLMAHGLIKMEDNAKNYIKYHSSNKANNDT, encoded by the coding sequence ATGTCTAAACCAGTTCCTTTTCATGAAACACTCGATTTAACCTTGTGTGGCAGTATGGGTCGAGTGCATAGGTTATGCCGAGAAGTTGTTACAGTTGCCGTTGAGCCGCTAGGTTTAACTCAGTCGCGTTGGATTGCTTTGGTGCATATAAATATGCTTAAAGAAGGAGTAACTCAACAAGCCTTGGCGCATAGTTTAGGCATTGAAATGCCGTCGCTTACGCGCACGCTTAAGCAACTCGAAGAGCTTACTCTTATTACCCGTCAAGTTGATAAGCACGATAAGCGCAGTAAAAAAATTTATTTTACAGAGCAAGGCCGCAATATATTACAGGCGGTAGAGGCACAGATCACTGATATTAAAAATCAGCTTTATAATGGACTAAACGATGAGCAGCTTGATTTAATGGCTCATGGTTTAATTAAAATGGAAGACAACGCAAAAAATTATATTAAATATCACAGTTCTAATAAGGCTAACAATGACACCTGA
- a CDS encoding DUF2955 domain-containing protein: protein MSQKISQSPQLDSNGLRQALRIAGGCTLGFAISKLMDWPNGIFFTVYPMLLLGLVPTLNKSVVRQFFASAAFSAFVVLILQGLFSHLPVLMVLIVFACFCILFYQMSSGSGFLFGALGAVSLSIQLHFASYVTSSSSIYPLILSNGIAIILTVVIAALMHGLFPDVTARPGRAVPTKDKASIRHEVLLCSSVATLSFIVFQVLDLQDSISAQAASILILFSLCWKAAGIASWQRIIGTLIGCNAALLSQLFLYTHTDFLLFPVIVLWILSFIFSRFHILGGGPPGIGFGVLTTFGILFGQSLAPGQDLIYSALYRFSSVTVAVVVSLSAVYVMHRVLNKFNTTRHHTYD from the coding sequence ATGAGTCAAAAAATTAGCCAGTCTCCACAACTTGATTCAAACGGCCTACGCCAAGCACTGCGTATTGCCGGCGGGTGCACGTTAGGGTTTGCTATTAGTAAATTAATGGACTGGCCAAATGGGATTTTTTTTACCGTTTACCCCATGTTGCTATTAGGCTTAGTGCCAACATTAAATAAATCTGTGGTTAGGCAGTTTTTTGCCAGTGCCGCATTTAGTGCGTTTGTTGTGCTTATATTACAGGGGTTATTTTCGCACTTGCCGGTGCTTATGGTACTGATTGTATTTGCCTGTTTTTGTATTTTATTTTACCAAATGAGTAGCGGAAGTGGCTTTTTGTTTGGTGCCTTAGGTGCGGTTAGTTTATCGATTCAATTACACTTTGCCAGCTACGTAACCAGTAGTAGCAGTATTTATCCGCTTATTTTAAGTAACGGTATAGCCATTATTTTAACTGTAGTAATTGCAGCATTAATGCATGGTTTATTCCCCGATGTTACTGCGCGCCCTGGGCGTGCAGTGCCAACAAAAGATAAAGCAAGTATTCGCCACGAAGTGCTGTTGTGCTCAAGCGTGGCTACGTTATCGTTTATTGTTTTTCAGGTACTGGATTTACAAGACTCTATTTCGGCGCAGGCGGCATCTATTTTAATTTTATTTTCGTTGTGTTGGAAAGCCGCAGGCATAGCCAGTTGGCAGCGTATAATTGGCACGCTTATAGGCTGTAATGCCGCGCTTTTGTCGCAGTTGTTTTTATACACTCATACCGACTTTTTACTGTTTCCTGTTATTGTGTTGTGGATTTTATCGTTTATATTTAGTCGTTTTCATATTTTAGGTGGAGGGCCGCCGGGCATTGGCTTTGGTGTTTTAACCACGTTTGGTATTTTATTTGGGCAGTCGTTAGCCCCTGGGCAAGACTTGATTTACAGTGCGTTGTATAGGTTTAGCTCTGTAACAGTGGCTGTTGTGGTTAGCTTAAGTGCGGTATATGTAATGCACAGAGTATTAAATAAATTTAATACTACACGCCATCATACCTACGATTAG
- a CDS encoding fused MFS/spermidine synthase: MLNKTNALIYFLAFSSGFSIMGIELLGGRILAPFFGSSVHIWGSIITVFMLSLSFGYLLGGKLSIKRPNLAKYGSIFLLASIMVLPIALFANPIMEFIFTHIEDSRYGSLLASTALFFVPTIILGMISPYSVRLLVTDSEHSGQVAGGLYFVSTLGSALGTIITSFYMVLAFDVNAIIIGFALTLAVLGLLAILVNKLFLAERRYA, from the coding sequence ATGTTAAACAAAACCAATGCACTTATTTACTTTTTGGCCTTTAGTAGCGGCTTTAGTATTATGGGAATTGAGCTGTTAGGTGGGCGTATTTTAGCGCCGTTTTTTGGTAGTAGCGTACATATTTGGGGCAGTATAATTACGGTATTTATGCTGAGCCTATCGTTTGGTTACTTACTTGGTGGTAAATTGTCGATTAAGCGCCCTAACCTAGCCAAGTACGGGAGTATTTTTTTACTGGCAAGCATTATGGTGTTACCCATTGCGTTATTTGCTAACCCGATAATGGAATTTATTTTTACTCACATTGAAGACAGCCGCTATGGCTCGTTGCTCGCCTCAACGGCATTATTTTTTGTTCCTACTATTATATTAGGCATGATCTCTCCTTACTCGGTTCGGCTTTTAGTTACCGACAGCGAACACAGCGGCCAAGTTGCTGGCGGGTTGTATTTTGTAAGTACCTTGGGCAGCGCATTAGGCACTATTATTACCTCATTTTATATGGTGCTCGCGTTTGACGTAAACGCCATAATAATTGGTTTTGCCTTAACCTTAGCGGTATTAGGCTTATTAGCCATACTGGTAAATAAACTATTTTTAGCGGAGCGTCGTTATGCATAA
- the arfB gene encoding alternative ribosome rescue aminoacyl-tRNA hydrolase ArfB, producing MLTISNTVTIDEWEVELTAVRSQGAGGQNVNKVASAIHLRFDINRSKLPDFYKERLLALNDSRITKDGVLIIKAQSHRTQELNREDAFKRLKDLIINATKVNKARRATKPSRNSQRKRMDKKTKHGQTKALRGNIKL from the coding sequence ATGTTAACTATTTCAAATACCGTGACCATTGATGAATGGGAAGTCGAATTAACCGCAGTTCGCTCGCAAGGTGCCGGTGGACAAAACGTTAATAAAGTAGCCAGCGCTATTCATCTTCGTTTTGATATTAACCGCTCTAAATTACCCGACTTTTATAAAGAACGCTTACTTGCACTAAACGATAGCCGCATAACCAAAGACGGCGTATTAATAATAAAAGCGCAAAGCCACCGCACGCAAGAGCTTAATCGCGAAGATGCATTTAAACGCTTAAAAGATCTAATTATTAACGCCACTAAAGTAAATAAAGCCCGCAGAGCCACTAAACCTAGCCGTAATTCGCAGCGTAAACGCATGGATAAAAAAACCAAACACGGCCAAACCAAAGCATTACGCGGCAATATTAAGCTTTAG
- a CDS encoding lactoylglutathione lyase family protein: MSHTYPRSFSHIGISVPNVEKAVEFYTQVMGWYTIMEPTEILEDKSPIGEMCTEVFGEKWEKFKIAHLSTGDRIGVEIFEFKNQENPKDNFEYWKTGIFHFCVQDPDVEGLAERIVAAGGKKRMAEPRYYYPGEKPYRMIYMEDPFGNILEIYSHSYELIYSAGAY, encoded by the coding sequence ATGAGTCATACCTATCCACGTAGTTTTTCGCATATTGGTATTTCGGTACCAAACGTTGAAAAAGCAGTAGAGTTTTATACCCAAGTTATGGGTTGGTACACTATTATGGAGCCAACCGAAATACTCGAAGACAAAAGCCCAATAGGCGAAATGTGTACCGAAGTGTTTGGTGAAAAATGGGAAAAATTTAAAATAGCGCACTTATCTACAGGCGATCGTATTGGTGTAGAAATTTTTGAATTTAAAAATCAAGAAAACCCAAAAGATAACTTTGAATATTGGAAAACCGGTATTTTTCATTTTTGTGTGCAAGACCCAGATGTTGAAGGCCTAGCAGAGCGCATTGTAGCCGCCGGTGGTAAAAAACGTATGGCCGAGCCACGTTACTACTACCCAGGTGAAAAACCATACCGCATGATCTACATGGAAGACCCGTTTGGTAATATCCTAGAAATATACAGCCACAGCTACGAACTTATTTATAGCGCTGGCGCATACTAA
- a CDS encoding MYG1 family protein, whose protein sequence is MNDITIATHNGTFHADDVFSVAALKYIYPSFKLIRTRDMELISKADVVIDVGGEHNPETGRFDHHQRGGAGARENGIPFSSFGLIWQKYGLEICQGSQETANAIDSGLVSTIDAIDCGHVEGVAKGISLSQTISMFNPTWQEESNFDACFDEAVEFASRILTRFIAAANGGINAKAIVAKAIENAADPRVIVLEQYTPWKKTVHALSDKALYMVYPSHSGQWIVQTVPVEPGSFEDRKSLPKPWAGLSDKEFQDETGLEDAVFCHNGLFIAGAKSFSSAMKMAAMALEA, encoded by the coding sequence ATGAATGATATAACGATAGCAACTCACAACGGTACTTTTCATGCAGATGATGTTTTTAGTGTAGCTGCACTTAAGTATATTTATCCTTCTTTTAAACTTATACGCACCCGCGATATGGAGCTTATAAGCAAAGCCGATGTTGTGATTGATGTAGGTGGCGAGCATAACCCAGAGACAGGCCGTTTTGATCACCATCAACGTGGCGGTGCCGGGGCGCGTGAAAACGGTATTCCTTTTTCTTCATTTGGTTTAATTTGGCAAAAATATGGCCTTGAAATATGCCAAGGCAGCCAAGAAACAGCCAATGCAATTGACTCTGGTTTAGTATCTACTATTGATGCAATTGACTGCGGCCATGTTGAAGGCGTTGCTAAAGGCATTAGCCTTAGCCAAACTATTTCAATGTTTAACCCAACGTGGCAAGAAGAGAGCAACTTTGATGCCTGTTTTGATGAAGCGGTTGAGTTTGCATCGCGCATTTTAACTCGCTTTATTGCTGCGGCTAACGGTGGCATTAATGCAAAAGCAATTGTTGCTAAAGCGATTGAAAATGCCGCTGATCCACGCGTAATTGTGTTAGAGCAATACACACCGTGGAAAAAAACCGTGCATGCGCTTTCTGATAAAGCATTATATATGGTTTATCCTTCGCACTCTGGCCAGTGGATTGTGCAAACTGTACCGGTTGAGCCAGGATCGTTTGAAGACCGCAAGTCACTCCCAAAACCGTGGGCTGGTTTATCTGATAAAGAATTTCAGGACGAAACTGGGCTTGAAGATGCTGTTTTTTGTCATAACGGTTTATTTATTGCTGGCGCAAAGTCGTTTTCAAGTGCGATGAAAATGGCAGCAATGGCGCTAGAAGCCTAG
- a CDS encoding GyrI-like domain-containing protein, which produces MQVKQLPSITLTGLKVRTCNADEMNSGTAKITELWQKFGEKHGQQLTKNTKTYGVYTNYESDVTGEFDVIACCDDLSIGDKKSVKVTTEAGSYLVFNGTGEMPDAVIDLWGEIWQYFSSDDCLFTRTYSSDYEYYKSADEVEIAIAVKE; this is translated from the coding sequence ATGCAAGTAAAGCAACTCCCAAGTATAACTTTAACTGGTTTAAAGGTAAGAACGTGTAACGCCGATGAAATGAACTCTGGCACTGCAAAAATAACGGAGCTTTGGCAAAAATTTGGTGAAAAACATGGGCAACAGCTAACAAAAAATACAAAAACGTATGGTGTTTACACTAACTATGAAAGCGATGTAACCGGTGAGTTTGATGTAATAGCCTGTTGCGACGACTTGTCGATTGGAGATAAAAAGTCAGTAAAAGTAACTACCGAGGCAGGGAGTTATTTAGTATTTAACGGGACAGGTGAAATGCCCGATGCGGTAATCGATCTGTGGGGCGAAATTTGGCAATACTTTAGCTCAGACGACTGTCTCTTTACCCGTACCTACAGCAGCGACTACGAATATTACAAAAGTGCTGATGAAGTAGAAATAGCCATAGCAGTTAAAGAATAA
- a CDS encoding spermidine synthase — protein sequence MVLYMLMLLSLLFSNFSVAKAIHSERSLYRNILVEETGNLRCLKFDEKSSQSSQSCMYINEPKKLVFNYTKLVFSSLLLIEDPKKVLIIGLGGGTLSNTISELYPKAIIENIEIDPAVIKVARDYFYFKESAKVTAKVQDGRIFIKRAALKKQQFDWIILDAFNGDYIPEHLLTKEFFEELKSVLASDGVIAANTFSSSKLYEHESATYYAVFGDFINVSRKNHSNRIILAGNKNTLTQAHINKRVNELTPLLLPYGVNIKAISQMLHFTKNNHDWPENTKVLTDQYSPANLLNF from the coding sequence ATGGTTTTATATATGCTTATGCTACTTAGCTTGTTGTTTTCAAACTTTAGTGTGGCTAAAGCAATTCATAGCGAGCGCTCGCTTTATCGTAATATATTAGTGGAAGAAACCGGTAATTTACGTTGTTTAAAGTTTGATGAAAAATCTAGCCAAAGTAGTCAAAGTTGTATGTATATTAACGAACCAAAAAAGTTAGTTTTTAATTACACTAAATTGGTGTTTTCAAGTTTGTTGCTAATAGAAGATCCTAAAAAAGTACTTATTATTGGTTTAGGCGGCGGGACTTTATCTAACACTATTTCAGAGCTTTACCCTAAGGCAATAATCGAAAACATTGAAATAGATCCTGCGGTAATTAAAGTAGCTCGCGATTACTTTTATTTTAAAGAAAGCGCTAAGGTAACGGCAAAAGTACAAGACGGTCGTATTTTTATAAAGCGTGCGGCGCTTAAAAAGCAGCAGTTTGATTGGATAATTTTAGATGCATTTAATGGCGACTACATTCCTGAGCATTTACTAACTAAGGAGTTTTTTGAAGAGTTAAAAAGTGTGCTTGCAAGTGACGGCGTTATTGCGGCCAATACGTTTTCATCGAGTAAACTGTACGAGCACGAGTCGGCCACTTATTACGCTGTTTTTGGCGACTTTATTAACGTTAGCCGAAAAAACCACAGTAATCGTATTATTTTAGCTGGCAATAAAAATACCCTTACCCAAGCGCATATTAATAAACGCGTAAATGAGTTAACCCCGCTGTTATTGCCATACGGTGTAAATATTAAAGCTATTAGCCAAATGCTGCACTTTACAAAAAATAATCACGATTGGCCTGAAAATACAAAAGTTCTTACTGATCAATACTCCCCTGCTAACCTACTCAACTTTTAG
- a CDS encoding HlyD family secretion protein produces MTPDQKFARYVRLSLVGFILVFLYYVIADIWLPVTPQARVYHPVVQISPQISGRVTKVLVSNNQPVKAGDILFEIDQSTYLLAVEQAKLTLDDAKLQNKRLDTNVKALEAQISAAKAKQHEQSLLKSRGEKLYKQNSISEQELESIRANFAASKSNVAAFEAQLAEAVLARGTSGEDNLALRHGANQLAQAELNLSYTQVRALSDGVVANLQLLDGAYALSGQPLLAIVAKKADLVADFREKSLLNMHPGSLAKVVFDSRPGEVYDAKISTFEAGVSDGQLSANGLLSTTETSNRWVRDAQRQRIHLQLLKNDQALITNMPSGARATVQLLPESKLGQWLGAAQIRFISWLHYIY; encoded by the coding sequence ATGACACCTGATCAAAAATTTGCGCGCTATGTGAGGCTTTCACTCGTTGGATTTATTTTAGTATTTTTATACTATGTTATAGCCGATATTTGGCTGCCAGTAACGCCACAAGCGCGTGTTTACCACCCAGTAGTACAAATTTCACCGCAAATAAGTGGCCGTGTTACTAAGGTGTTAGTTAGCAATAACCAACCGGTAAAGGCTGGTGATATATTGTTTGAAATTGATCAAAGCACTTACTTACTGGCTGTTGAGCAAGCTAAATTAACCCTCGATGATGCCAAATTACAAAACAAACGCCTTGATACGAATGTTAAAGCGCTTGAGGCACAAATTAGTGCAGCTAAAGCAAAACAACATGAGCAAAGCTTATTAAAAAGTAGAGGCGAAAAGCTCTATAAACAAAACTCTATATCGGAACAAGAGCTGGAGAGTATTCGGGCTAACTTTGCTGCAAGTAAATCAAACGTAGCGGCTTTTGAAGCGCAATTAGCTGAAGCTGTTTTAGCGCGTGGCACATCGGGGGAGGATAACTTAGCGCTGCGCCATGGAGCGAATCAGTTAGCGCAAGCTGAGCTTAACTTATCGTACACACAAGTTCGCGCTTTAAGCGATGGTGTGGTTGCTAACTTGCAATTACTTGACGGTGCTTATGCCCTTAGTGGCCAACCTTTGTTAGCTATTGTGGCTAAAAAGGCTGATTTAGTAGCCGACTTTCGTGAAAAATCATTGCTTAATATGCACCCAGGTAGTTTAGCAAAAGTGGTTTTTGATAGCCGCCCCGGTGAAGTGTACGATGCAAAAATTAGTACCTTTGAAGCGGGTGTAAGCGATGGCCAATTAAGTGCCAATGGCTTGCTAAGCACTACCGAAACCAGTAACCGTTGGGTACGCGACGCACAGCGCCAACGTATTCATTTACAGTTATTAAAAAACGATCAAGCGCTAATTACTAATATGCCTAGTGGCGCGCGTGCTACGGTGCAACTACTTCCTGAGTCAAAACTTGGACAATGGTTAGGCGCAGCACAAATACGCTTTATTAGCTGGTTACATTATATTTATTAG
- a CDS encoding LysR family transcriptional regulator → MINPIWLNTFCTLVEVNHFTQTANRLHMTQSGVSQHIKKLEQHVNCALLERHGKQFSLTVHGQNLYQQGSLLLKEWQFLEQQLKDDSPYSGKVKIQSPGSCGLQFYSQLLALQTKHQGLNIDYRFAPNMSVEQAVANHNADIGFLTQAPTLSEVTSHKIGNEPLLLVTPAHIKTPTWQVLCELGFIAHPDAKHHAQLLLSENYPQFEHLEQIKHTGFSNQISLILEPVSLGLGFTVLPAHAISAFNKPKLIQTHYLANPISENIYVCHHRNRPLAKRMHTVIKTIKESL, encoded by the coding sequence ATGATAAATCCCATATGGTTAAATACGTTTTGTACTTTGGTTGAGGTAAATCACTTTACGCAAACAGCCAATCGCCTCCACATGACCCAGTCGGGTGTAAGCCAACACATTAAAAAATTAGAGCAGCACGTTAACTGTGCTTTGCTAGAAAGACACGGCAAACAGTTTTCGCTTACTGTGCATGGGCAAAATCTGTATCAACAAGGCAGTTTATTACTTAAAGAGTGGCAGTTTTTAGAGCAGCAATTAAAAGACGACTCGCCTTACAGCGGTAAAGTAAAAATACAGTCGCCTGGTAGTTGTGGATTGCAGTTTTATAGCCAGTTATTAGCTTTGCAAACAAAGCACCAAGGGCTGAATATTGACTACCGCTTTGCGCCAAATATGAGTGTTGAGCAGGCCGTAGCTAACCATAATGCCGACATTGGTTTTTTAACCCAAGCGCCCACGCTTAGCGAAGTAACCAGCCATAAAATAGGCAATGAGCCGTTACTATTAGTTACTCCAGCACATATTAAAACCCCAACATGGCAGGTTTTATGTGAACTTGGCTTTATTGCTCACCCCGACGCTAAACATCATGCGCAACTTTTGTTGAGCGAAAACTACCCGCAGTTTGAACATTTAGAGCAAATAAAACACACCGGCTTTTCTAATCAAATAAGTTTAATACTGGAGCCGGTAAGCTTAGGCCTGGGCTTTACTGTGTTACCTGCGCATGCAATAAGTGCGTTTAATAAGCCTAAACTTATACAAACTCATTATTTGGCAAACCCTATAAGTGAAAATATTTACGTGTGCCACCATCGCAACAGGCCATTAGCAAAACGTATGCATACAGTAATTAAAACAATAAAAGAGAGTTTATAA